A section of the Salmo trutta chromosome 4, fSalTru1.1, whole genome shotgun sequence genome encodes:
- the LOC115191924 gene encoding coiled-coil domain-containing protein 86, whose amino-acid sequence MSTSEKITPNEGLSAEEDELPPPVVTRTRSGRRVRTPAVYLDSEVPKTPTRRTRKSVIQELPNENAENQTEPEPEVVVVEPVADETRAKKLPSSQSKSNALATAEACPKLVKSDTPVGKSLGTVIPAVSHCNEKENKVGPVPMETVPDRPNKTAKKRTRSESNEKLDVIPLGKPKSGRVWKDRNKQRFSALLRDKPLCSSWEKKMEAKREKELVRKYSLQLKEDKAREKEEKRKRHEENLKRRAENERKGEVVQVIRNTTKIKRMKKKQLRKIEKRDTLAMLQKSQPRNPKAARKGGKVDK is encoded by the exons ATGTCGACAAGTGAGAAAATAACACCAAACGAAGGACTGAGCGCCGAAGAGGACGAGTTGCCTCCTCCCGTTGTGACTCGGACCCGTAGCGGGCGCAGAGTACGGACCCCAGCTGTGTATCTTGACTCTGAAGTACCGAAGACTCCAACACGCCGAACAAGGAAATCTGTCATTCAAGAGTTACCGAATGAGAATGCAGAGAACCAGACGGAACCCGAACCAGAGGTTGTAGTCGTGGAACCGGTTGCCGACGAGACTCGTGCGAAAAAACTTCCAAGCAGTCAGTCCAAATCAAATGCATTGGCAACAGCTGAGGCATGTCCAAAACTGGTCAAATCAGACACACCTGTAGGGAAGTCATTAGGTACAGTTATTCCAGCTGTGTCACATTGCAACGAGAAGGAAAACAAGGTTGGTCCCGTACCAATGGAGACTGTTCCGGACCGCCCAAATAAAACGGCCAAAAAGAGGACTCGTTCAGAGTCAAATGAGAAACTTGACGTGATACCTTTGGGTAAACCGAAATCCGGACGGGTATGGAAAGACCGCAACAAGCAACG GTTCTCGGCTCTTTTAAGAGATAAGCCACTGTGCTCCTCCTGGGAGAAGAAGATGGAGGCCAAGCGAGAGAAGGAGCTGGTGAGGAAATATTCCCTGCAACTGAAGGAGGACAAGGCCAGGGAGAAAGAG GAAAAGAGGAAGAGGCATGAGGAGAATTTGAAAAGGCGAGCTGAGAatgagaggaagggggaggttgTGCAAGTG ATCCGGAACACAACAAAGATCAAGAGGATGAAGAAGAAACAGCTGAGGAAGATTGAGAAGAGGGACACACTTGCCATGCTGCAGAAATCACAGCCCAGGAACCCAAAAGCTGCACGGAAAGGTGGCAAAGTGGACAAGTAG
- the glb1 gene encoding beta-galactosidase, which yields MACSRVGVVLLCSLFASTLGVPPTFSVDYKNDCFRKDGEEFRYISGSIHYNRIPRAYWKDRLLKMYMAGLNAIQTYVPWNFHEPSSDQYNFSGDRDLEHFLQLAQDIGLLVVLRPGPYICGEWDMGGLPAWLLHKKDIVLRSSDPDYIAAVDKWMGTLLPMLKPFLYQNGGPIITVQVENEYGSYFACDYNYLRHLTSLFRSHLGNDVVLFTTDGAGAGYLKCGSLRGLYATVDFGPGGNVSAAFDAQRQAEPHGPLVNSEFYTGWLDHWGEHHSTVSTAIVAKSLNEILAIGASVNLYMFIGGTNFGYWNGANTPYAPQPTSYDYDAPLTEAGDLTDKYFAIQDVIKLYRKIPEGPVLPSTPKYAYGAVPMKKLHTVVDALDILSFSGPVKSIYPLTFIEMNQLFGFVLYQTKLPVDCSKPTPLSSPLNGVHDRAYVSVDGVAAGILERDKALTINVTGKAGSQVDILVENMGRVNYGKDINDFKGLVSNLTLGADILTGWEVYSLSIDQAVSQGLLWEMGSREAGTPPPSPLSVPSFYGGTFVIPDGIPDLPQDTYIQFPDWRKGQVWINGFNLGRYWPARGPQITLYVPASILSTAAPNNVTVLELEGDPCTPGPCTVEFANTPVLNATVKSDHKHHRVLFHKEDLL from the exons ATGGCTTGCTCAAGGGTTGGAGTTGTGCTACTGTGTTCCCTCTTTGCAAGTACA CTTGGTGTGCCGCCGACCTTCAGTGTGGACTACAAGAACGACTGCTTCCGTAAGGATGGGGAAGAGTTCCGCTACATCTCCGGTAGCATCCACTACAACAGGATCCCCAGGGCCTACTGGAAAGACAGGCTACTCAAGATGTATATGGCCGGACTGAATGCCATTCAGAC GTACGTCCCCTGGAATTTCCACGAGCCCTCCTCGGATCAGTACAACTTCAGTGGGGACAGGGATCTAGAACACTTCCTGCAGTTGGCCCAAGACATTGGTCTGCTGGTTGTACTGAGGCCTGGGCCCTACATCTGTGGAGAGTGGGATATG GGGGGGTTGCCTGCCTGGCTGCTCCACAAGAAAGACATTGTCCTGCGTTCCTCAGACCCAG ATTACATTGCGGCTGTTGACAAGTGGATGGGCACGCTACTGCCAATGTTGAAGCCGTTCCTTTATCAGAACGGCGGCCCAATCATCACTGTTCAG GTGGAGAATGAGTACGGAAGCTACTTTGCCTGTGACTACAACTACCTGCGTCACCTGACCAGTCTGTTCCGCTCCCACCTGGGGAACGACGTGGTGCTGTTCACCACAGACGGGGCCGGGGCCGGGTACCTCAAGTGTGGCTCTCTGCGGGGCCTCTACGCCACTGTGGACTTCGGCCCAG gTGGGAATGTGTCTGCTGCATTTGatgcacagagacaggcagagccCCATGGACCCTTG GTGAACTCTGAGTTCTACACCGGCTGGCTGGACCACTGGGGAGAGCATCACTCTACAGTGTCCACCGCCATCGTGGCCAAGTCCCTCAACGAGATCCTCGCCATCGGCGCCAGCGTTAATCT ATACATGTTTATTGGAGGAACCAATTTTGGATACTGGAATG GAGCCAATACCCCCTATGCCCCCCAGCCTACTAGTTATGACTATGACGCCCCGCTCACTGAGGCAGGAGACCTCACTGACAAATAttttgccatccaggatgtcatCAAACTG TATCGGAAAATACCAGAGGGACCCGTGCTTCCATCAACACCTAAATATGCCTACGGAGCTGTGCCAATGAAGAAG CTCCACACAGTAGTCGATGCTCTAGATATACTATCCTTCTCCGGTCCTGTCAAAAGCATCTACCCGCTGACCTTCATTGAGATGAACCAA CTGTTTGGGTTCGTCCTCTATCAGACCAAGCTGCCTGTGGACTGCAGTAAGCCCACCCCTCTGTCCTCACCACTGAATGGAGTCCACGACCGGGCATATGTATCAGTCGACGGG GTTGCTGCCGGGATTCTAGAGAGGGACAAGGCCCTGACCATCAACGTGACTGGGAAGGCTGGGAGTCAGGTGGACATACTGGTGGAGAATATGGGCCGAGTCAACTATGGGAAAGACATCAACGACTTTAAG GGCCTGGTGTCTAACCTGACATTGGGGGCCGACATCCTCACCGGCTGGGAAGTCTACAGCCTCAGCATCGACCAGGCTGTTAGCCAGGGTCTTCTCTGGGAGATGGGCTCCAGGGAAGCTGGCACCCCACCACCTTCTCCCCTCTCCGTCCCCTCCTTCTATGGGGGCACCTTTGTCATCCCGGACGGCATCCCAGACCTgccccaggacacctacatccaGTTCCCTGACTGGAGAAAG GGCCAGGTGTGGATCAACGGTTTCAACCTGGGCCGCTACTGGCCCGCTCGCGGCCCACAAATCACCTTGTACGTGCCTGCTAGCATCCTGAGCACGGCCGCGCCCAACAACGTGACCGTCCTGGAGCTGGAGGGAGACCCATGCACCCCCGGGCCCTGTACCGTGGAGTTCGCCAACACCCCGGTCCTGAATGCCACGGTTAAGTCTGACCACAAACACCACAGGGTGCTGTTCCATAAAGAAGATCTCTTATGA